In the Candidatus Hydrogenedentota bacterium genome, CGCGCCGCCGCCTTCACTCCGTCCAGTGTCTCCCCGTCTTTGCCCTCCGGAACAAAGGGCGTCCGGACCGGCATCGCCCTACACCGACCCGTTGCAGCCGGCGCAGCGGCCGTGCAGCACGATGTCATGGCGGCGCATCTCGAAACCCTCGGGCAGCAGCGTGCTCATCCTTCCGGGACAGCCCTCGATCACATAGACGCGCCCGCAGTCCCCGCAGTAGAAATAATGGTGGTGGCCCTCCCCGGCCATCTCATAATGCGCGCCCACCCCGGGAATGTCCACCGTGGCCAGCACCCCCGACTCCAGCAGCCGGCGGATTGTCCGGTACACCGTCGCAATGCCGATGCCGGGAAGTTGCTCCCCGGCCATTTCATGGGCCTCGCGCGCGGAAAGGGGGCGGCGCGCCTTCTGGAAAACATGGCGAACCGCCTCTCCCTGGCGGGTGGAGCGGGTATTGTCGGGTTTGAATGCCACAGTCCGGGCCTGCCTTGGGGCGGGACCCCGCCTAGTTTACTTCCACACCGACTTTGGCCAGCGCCTTGCGCAGGTCGTCCGGTGTGAACGGCTTGTTGATGAGCATGGTCGCGCCAAGCTCCACCACACGCATCGCCGCGTCCCCCTCATAATAGCCCGTCATCGCGATGATGTGCGTGGACGCGGTGTCGGGGTTGGACTTGATGCGCCGGCACACCTCGAAACCGTCAATCCCCGGCAACCGCAGATCAAGGAAAATGATGTCCGGCTTGAACGTGGCCACCTGGTGGCCCGCGTCAAAGCCGTCCATGGCCACCTCGATTTGGAACGGCGTGTTGGCGCGCTCCAGAAAGCGGCGAATCACCGAGATGACCGCCTTCTCATCGTCCACCACCAGCAAACGGACCCCTGAATTGTCCAAGTCCTCATGCATCGGGATGTTGTTGTCCCGAAGAAACCGGATCAGATCATCACGCCGGATACGCCGATGGCCGCCGGGCGTTTTAAACACACGAATCCGCCCGGCCTCCGCCCACTTGCGGATCGTGTCCGCCGTCACATGGCAGAATTTGGCGACTTGGGACGTGCTGAATGACTGTTTTGCTTCCATAATCTATAGCACCTTGCTTGGAATCTTGGGTTTTCTTGAATAACACGGCGGTATCATACCCATTAAAACGCCTCAATGCAAGTTTGCCTTCCACCAAATCAGGAAATTTTGGAACCCGGATTATTTAGGGAAAGTCTGCTTGTCCCCTTGCAACAGACTCATACATATTTACTTCCGGGCCCCATTTCACATGGAAATCAGGAATGGGGACTGATAGCGCGCCTTGCCTGAGCGTGTGCAAATTATGTGTTTGCGAAGCGGACAAACATGCCTCTCAAACAGCGGTGCGCCATAAAAGCCTAAATCCCATGA is a window encoding:
- a CDS encoding transcriptional repressor yields the protein MAFKPDNTRSTRQGEAVRHVFQKARRPLSAREAHEMAGEQLPGIGIATVYRTIRRLLESGVLATVDIPGVGAHYEMAGEGHHHYFYCGDCGRVYVIEGCPGRMSTLLPEGFEMRRHDIVLHGRCAGCNGSV
- a CDS encoding response regulator, whose amino-acid sequence is MEAKQSFSTSQVAKFCHVTADTIRKWAEAGRIRVFKTPGGHRRIRRDDLIRFLRDNNIPMHEDLDNSGVRLLVVDDEKAVISVIRRFLERANTPFQIEVAMDGFDAGHQVATFKPDIIFLDLRLPGIDGFEVCRRIKSNPDTASTHIIAMTGYYEGDAAMRVVELGATMLINKPFTPDDLRKALAKVGVEVN